A part of Corynebacterium mustelae genomic DNA contains:
- a CDS encoding DUF7824 domain-containing protein, with amino-acid sequence MLRELHLTDEELIRNAHLFVSHDSAVVTAFGHRILTLIDAPDIARAALAADTNTAVRETLRVLGDAATGVDKLQTELKELCTSVDSQIAQLAAVLLGRPAATPTCEIHPSPPVWQPPALTHDIPARFFVTRVEAHTWVDPLTACADLGQEFLISTPSHADFSIAADVFIDRLRAYARAGQPILEPDFVLALGRLRIHDADQVARQVVGVRVPLYPDPGVDAGQLAAAYAHDPFRDPGMRGCYGKDVEYPASLSVLPNRWAGNSYDHRAFPRFADSAFCRFLHDPEGLEGVAFAGSPLPAPALAALFRSSANQETIEAAWRRGLVWEGNIDAALFDATTLSHVITLCYRLAQKGMAGFVIKLLSELSQCFPVQEVADALVNVRRCVEQGRK; translated from the coding sequence ATGCTGCGCGAACTTCACCTCACCGATGAGGAGCTGATCCGCAACGCGCACCTGTTCGTCTCTCACGACAGCGCGGTGGTTACCGCGTTTGGGCACCGCATTCTCACGCTCATCGACGCCCCCGATATTGCCCGCGCGGCCCTCGCCGCGGATACGAACACCGCGGTTCGGGAAACCTTGCGAGTGCTTGGAGACGCTGCGACCGGCGTCGACAAGCTTCAAACTGAGCTGAAAGAGTTGTGCACAAGCGTGGATAGCCAGATTGCGCAGCTCGCCGCTGTATTACTGGGACGCCCCGCCGCCACACCCACTTGCGAAATTCACCCATCGCCACCCGTGTGGCAGCCACCTGCGCTCACACATGACATCCCGGCGCGTTTTTTCGTCACCCGTGTGGAAGCACACACGTGGGTCGACCCGCTGACGGCCTGTGCGGACTTAGGGCAGGAGTTTTTAATCTCCACGCCCAGCCACGCGGATTTCAGTATTGCTGCGGATGTTTTCATTGATCGACTTCGGGCGTATGCGCGGGCTGGACAGCCGATTCTGGAACCGGATTTCGTGTTGGCACTGGGCAGGTTACGCATCCACGACGCCGACCAGGTCGCACGTCAGGTGGTGGGTGTGCGTGTGCCGCTTTACCCGGATCCGGGTGTGGATGCCGGCCAGCTCGCCGCCGCCTACGCACACGACCCGTTTCGCGATCCTGGAATGCGCGGGTGCTACGGGAAGGACGTGGAGTATCCCGCTTCGCTGTCGGTGCTGCCTAACCGGTGGGCGGGGAACAGCTACGATCACCGCGCATTCCCCCGATTTGCCGACAGTGCGTTTTGCCGTTTCCTGCACGACCCGGAAGGATTGGAGGGCGTGGCGTTTGCTGGTAGCCCGCTTCCAGCCCCGGCACTTGCTGCCCTGTTCCGGTCGAGTGCGAACCAGGAAACGATCGAAGCGGCGTGGCGGCGGGGGCTCGTGTGGGAAGGCAACATTGACGCCGCGCTTTTCGACGCCACCACCCTGTCCCACGTAATTACCCTGTGCTACCGGTTGGCGCAAAAGGGAATGGCGGGGTTTGTGATCAAGCTCCTGTCTGAACTTTCCCAGTGCTTTCCGGTGCAGGAAGTGGCGGACGCCTTGGTGAATGTGCGCAGGTGTGTAGAACAAGGCCGAAAGTAA